The DNA region ATCACGCTGGTGGGGTGGAACTGACGCAGCGCGTCGGTGTTTTCCGGCCAGCCGAGCGTAGAGAACGTCCACAGCGCGGAGGAGAACCAGGTGTCGAGCACGTCTTCATCCTGACGAAGCGCAACGTCCGCGCCCAGGTTGTTTTCCTTGCGCACGTCGTGTTCGTTGCGGCCCACATAGACGTTGCCGTCGTTGTCGTACCATGCCGGAATACGGTGACCCCACCACAGCTGACGGGAGATACACCAGTCCTGAATATCACGCATCCAGGAGAAGTACATGTTTTCGTACTGCTTCGGTACGAACTGAATGTCGCCATTCTCAACCGCTTCAACGGCGGGTTTTGCCAGCACGTCGGCACGGACGTACCACTGGTCGGTCAGCATCGGTTCGATAACCACGCCGCCACGGTCGCCGTACGGGACGGTCAGGTCGTGCGGTTTGATTTCTTCCAGCAGTCCGAGCGCGTCGATGGCGGCAACCACCGCTTTACGTGCGGCAAAGCGCTCCAGTTTCTGGAACTGTGCCGGGATCTCGCTTGAGTAAACGTCAGACTCTTCGCCTTTGGTGTCATACACTTCCGCTGTTTCGCGGATATCGCCATCAAAGGTGAAGATGTTGATCATTGGCAGGGCATGACGACGACCGACTTCATAGTCGTTAAAGTCGTGCGCCGGGGTGATTTTTACGCAGCCGGTGCCTTTTTCCATGTCGGCATGCTCGTCACCGACAATCGGAATGCGGCGGTTTACCAGCGGCAGCACCACGAATTTACCAATCAGATCTTTATAGCGTGGATCTTCCGGGTTGACGGCCACGCCGGTATCGCCCAGCAGGGTTTCCGGACGGGTAGTGGCGACGACAAGATAATCTTTACCGTCAGCCGTTTTTGCACCGTCGGCCAACGGATAGCGGATGTGCCACATCGAGCCTTTCGACTCGCGGTTTTCCACTTCCAGGTCAGAAATAGCGGTGCGCAGTTTGGGATCCCAGTTCACCAGGCGTTTGCCACGGTAAATCAAGTCTTCTTTGTACAGGCGGACGAACACTTCTTTCACGGCATTGGAAAGGCCTTCGTCCATGGTGAAGCGCTCGCGCTCCCAGTCAACGGAGTTACCGAGACGGCGCATCTGACGGGTAATGGTGCCGCCGGATTCCGCTTTCCACTGCCAGATTTTGTCGATGAAGGCATCGCGACCATAGTCGTGACGGGTTTTCCCTTCTTCAGCGGCAATTTTACGCTCCACCACCATCTGGGTCGCGATACCGGCGTGGTCGGTACCGACCTGCCACAGGGTATTTTTCCCCTGCATGCGCTGGTAGCGGATCAGCGTGTCCATGATGGTTTGCTGGAAAGCATGACCCATATGCAAACTGCCGGTGACGTTCGGCGGCGGGATCATGATGCAGAAGGACTCTTTGCTTTCATCGCCGTTAGGCTTGAAATAGCCCTGCTTTTCCCAGTGCTCG from Citrobacter amalonaticus Y19 includes:
- a CDS encoding valine--tRNA ligase, with the protein product MEKTYNPQDIEQPLYEHWEKQGYFKPNGDESKESFCIMIPPPNVTGSLHMGHAFQQTIMDTLIRYQRMQGKNTLWQVGTDHAGIATQMVVERKIAAEEGKTRHDYGRDAFIDKIWQWKAESGGTITRQMRRLGNSVDWERERFTMDEGLSNAVKEVFVRLYKEDLIYRGKRLVNWDPKLRTAISDLEVENRESKGSMWHIRYPLADGAKTADGKDYLVVATTRPETLLGDTGVAVNPEDPRYKDLIGKFVVLPLVNRRIPIVGDEHADMEKGTGCVKITPAHDFNDYEVGRRHALPMINIFTFDGDIRETAEVYDTKGEESDVYSSEIPAQFQKLERFAARKAVVAAIDALGLLEEIKPHDLTVPYGDRGGVVIEPMLTDQWYVRADVLAKPAVEAVENGDIQFVPKQYENMYFSWMRDIQDWCISRQLWWGHRIPAWYDNDGNVYVGRNEHDVRKENNLGADVALRQDEDVLDTWFSSALWTFSTLGWPENTDALRQFHPTSVMVSGFDIIFFWIARMIMMTMHFIKDENGKPQVPFHTVYMTGLIRDDEGQKMSKSKGNVIDPLDMVDGISLPELLEKRTGNMMQPQLAEKIAKRTEKQFPEGIEPHGTDALRFTLAALASTGRDINWDMKRLEGYRNFCNKLWNASRFVLMNTEDQDCGFNGGEMTLSLADRWILAEFNQTVKAYREALDNFRFDIAAGILYEFTWNQFCDWYLELTKPVMNGGTEAELRGTRHTLVTVLEGLLRLAHPIIPFITETIWQRVKVICGITADTIMLQPFPVYDASQVDEAALADTEWLKQAITAVRNIRAEMNIAPGKPLELLLRGCSDDAIRRVNDNRSFLLNLARLESITVLPADDKGPVSVAKIIDGAELLIPMAGLINKEDELARLAKEVAKIEGEISRIENKLSNEGFVARAPEAVIAKEREKLEGYAEAKAKLIEQQAVIAAL